One Brassica napus cultivar Da-Ae chromosome C4, Da-Ae, whole genome shotgun sequence genomic region harbors:
- the LOC106401241 gene encoding inactive receptor-like serine/threonine-protein kinase At2g40270: MNEKRRSTVSSILKMRSVMAFVVLLSFGSCFSLKEEGLDKDRLEKDLWSDEDSAIQKAVGFHRKALVPREPLTYDNLPSRRNSREATPAAATITPPSSPQPSHKNVSTHSSTASDPKPTQDVSTSPPHPPPPPPTSAPHENSPTLRTSSSSSSVVVPVVLACVGCVVLVLLVATGVFYFKNKVGKSVNPWRTGLSGQLQKVFVTGIPTLKRSEIEAACEDFSNVIGSCPIGKLFKGTLSSGVEIAVASIDTTCANDWKEITEIQFRKKIEMLSKINHKNFVNLLGYCEEKEPFTRILIFEYAPNGSLFEHLHSKESEHLDWGMRLRITMGLAYCLDHMHQLNPPIAHTNLVSSSLHLTEDYAVKLADFTFGPSETETCSNANKDTDLNPEDNVYSFGLLLFEMITGKLVDSVNKPDSVDTRLVDFLGGVSLANMVDPALESYDDKIDNIGEVIKSCIRTDPKERLTMKEVTGWLREITGISPSDATPTLSPLWWAELEVLSMA; the protein is encoded by the exons ATGAATGAGAAACGAAGATCCACCGTTAGTTCGATACTGAAGATGCGTTCTGTTATGGCTTTTGTAGTCCTGCTCAGCTTCGGCTCGTGTTTTTCGCTTAAGGAAGAAG GTTTAGATAAAGATAGATTGGAGAAAGATCTATGGTCCGATGAAGACTCAGCAATTCA GAAAGCAGTTGGGTTTCACAGGAAAGCACTTGTACCTCGTGAGCCATTAACATATGACAACTTGCCTTCCAGAAGAAACAGCCGCGAGGCTACGCCTGCAGCTGCAACTATCACACCACCATCATCCCCACAACCTTCTCATAAAAATGTCTCAACTcattcttcaacagcttcgGATCCAAAACCTACGCAAGATGTTTCTACTTCACCtcctcatcctcctcctcctcctcctacgtCTGCTCCCCATGAAAACTCTCCTACTCTAAGAacctcttcgtcttcttcttcagtggTTGTTCCTGTAGTTCTTGCCTGCGTGGGCTGTGTTGTTCTCGTCCTCCTTGTAGCTACCGGTGTGTtctactttaaaaataaagtagggaagtcagtgaatCCTTGGCGTACAGGTCTTAGCGGACAACTTCAGAAAGTATTTGTAACTG GTATCCCAACTCTCAAAAGATCAGAGATTGAAGCTGCATGTGAAGACTTTAGTAATGTCATTGGATCATGCCCCATTGGGAAGCTCTTCAAAGGAACACTATCAAGTGGAGTGGAGATAGCTGTTGCTTCTATTGACACTACTTGTGCCAATGACTGGAAAGAAATTACAGAGATTCAATTCAGGAAGAAG ATTGAAATGCTATCCAAGATAAACCACAAGAACTTTGTGAACCTTCTTGGCTACTGTGAAGAAAAGGAACCTTTCACCAGGATCTTGATCTTTGAATATGCTCCAAACGGTTCACTCTTTGAACATCTACACA gTAAAGAATCAGAACACTTGGATTGGGGAATGAGGTTAAGAATCACAATGGGCTTAGCATACTGCCTTGACCATATGCACCAACTCAACCCACCAATAGCCCACACAAACCTCGTCTCATCATCTCTCCACCTCACTGAAGACTATGCTGTAAAGCTAGCCGACTTCACTTTTGGTCCGTCCGAGACAGAGACGTGCAGCAACGCAAACAAAGACACAGACTTAAACCCCGAGGACAACGTTTACAGCTTTGGTTTACTATTATTCGAAATGATAACCGGAAAACTCGTGGATTCGGTTAACAAACCAGACTCGGTAGATACAAGGCTAGTTGATTTCTTGGGAGGAGTGAGTCTAGCTAATATGGTTGATCCAGCATTGGAGTCTTATGATGACAAGATTGACAATATAGGCGAAGTGATCAAGTCATGCATCAGAACCGACCCGAAAGAGAGACTTACGATGAAAGAAGTCACCGGGTGGCTACGGGAGATTACTGGCATCTCGCCTAGCGATGCTACACCGACACTATCACCTCTTTGGTGGGCAGAGTTGGAGGTTTTGTCTATGGCGTAA